The DNA region TCCAACTCCGGCAATCTCCGCATTACTTCCAAATTTTGTTCCAGCGTTTTACCGAAGCCAATACCCGGATCAATGATAATGTTTTCTCTTGGTACACCGGCAGAGTCAGCTATGTTCATACTTTCTTTAAAAAATCCCACCATATCGCCCATTAGGTCGTGATATTCAGTGCCTTGTTGGTTATGCATAATCACTACGGGAGCACTGTATTCTGCAGCCACAGCAGCCATGTCCGCATCGGCCCTTAGCGCCCACTGGTCGTTGATTATGTGTGCCCCTACCTCCATGGCTTTCTTAGCTACTCCCGCCTTATAAGTATCTACGGATATGGGGACATCTATTTCTCTAACCAGCCGTTCCAATACCGGAATTACCCGGCTAATCTCTTCATCCTGATTTACCTGTACATGCCCCGGCCGGGTAGATTCACCGCCAAGGTCAATTATATCCGCTCCCTCAGCTACCATTTGCCTGGCACCGGCAATGGCGCTTTCAATGCCAAAATGTTTGCCGCCGTCGGAAAAAGAATCCGGCGTAATATTCAGTATACCCATCACAAGGGTACGACGGCCCAGATATAATTCTTTTCCCCGGCAATGCAATGTATAAGGTCTACGCCCTTCCACATTTCCCAATACTAGGCTGACTTCTTCCGCCAACCTGGACAGGCCAAAGGGCTGCATTTTTAATTTAGTGACAAGCCCTTGAAACTGTTTTAGTGTCCCCATGAGCAACATGTCCGTTGTTCCCACCGACCCATCCACTGTACCCCGTGAGACGGCTGCCTCGCCTCCCCTACTTAGCATTTCCTGCTTAATGATATTGGCTTGTTTGGGCTCCAGATCCTTAACTTTCAACACCCTGTGTACTGCCTTGGGCGTCATCCAGCGGCAGCCTGCGGCATCGCTGCCTACACGTGATAGTTCTTCCCGTGCCACCTGACGGTTGGGTATTATCAAGTTACGTACCCCAAAAGACAAAATTACACCCCCCATTTAGGACATGTCTTGCTATTCTAAACGCTACGCAATAAAAGCCGCGGCATCAAACGTTGGACCTCTAATAAACCAAACCCGCTGCCGTTTCCATTCGGTGCAGCTTTTTACAAGCATCTCTTGCTTCACACTGCCAGCATGGCCGGGACAAATCATCCGCCCGCCTGAGATATTCCCCCAGTATCCCTCCACCTGTGGCACCAGATCTGTGGTTCAAAATAGCACCGGTTATTACTTCTATCTCCGTGCGGCCAAAGCCGGTCTCCTTAAGAATCCTTTCGGCAAAACCCGCACCAACCCGGGCATGATCCTCACCGGTATCGTATTGCACCCAACGTCCCATATCATGTGTAAGCGCTGCAGCATAAATAACCTCTTTTATTTTTTGATGACCGGTATCACCGAACATAATACTTTCGCCGGCATTCTCTTCCATAACCAAGATATAACATATTCTAGCCACATCAAGTAAGTGCTGCAGGTCATGGCAGCAGAAATACCTATTTTTTTCTCTTTCTTGATTAGAGGACAGGCAGGCTTGAAAGAATTGATGCTGCAATATTCTTTTAATTCTCTGCACAGTATTACACCTTCCCTGTTTCCGGCGCAAATAACAACCCCCGTTGACGGGGGTTAGTTAGACAGTATTATTTTGGCATTCCCTTCCCGCGCCGCCACTGACATGTAAAAGGTTTTCCTTCGCTGTCCACCCGAAATACTTCAACATGGGAACACTCCGGGCAGCCTCCTTTTTCTTTAGCACATTTAGCTTCCCATTCGTGCCCACAATGATCACATTTAAAGCGTTTCATTACAACTTTAAAATGTCCCCCTTCAACACGAATGGCCTTACCTTCTACTAGAGCCTTGGCAACCTTGCCACGGGCTGAAGAAAGTATACGATGAAAAGTAGGCCGAGATACACCCATCCTTTCCGCACAAGCCTCTTGTTCGAGTCCCTCAACATCTTTAAGTCGTATAGCCTCCAATTCTTCCACCGTCACCGAGACCTCCTCTAAATCCCTTAAAGGAACTCCGGCAGGCTTGAAAAAAGTAAGCTCCGGCATAAATTCAACGCGCCGACATTTAGGTGGTCTAGACATTATTATGCACTCCATTCAATTCTGTATTGAATAATTTTTACTAATAAAAATTTGGCTTTTATATTATTATAAAGTATAACTATTCTCTTTTGAATAGTTTTTATCCTGCCGGATTTTTGTAAAAGAAAGTACCAAAAATAAAAATATTATCAAATAATCAAAGTAATGATAAAAGCTCCGGGATTACTCCCGGAGCTTACGTTACTATAGTTTTTATACATTTTAGAACAAACCCTGCACTTTACCGGTTTCGGTATCCACATCAACTCTGCGATAAGCCGGGTCAGAACTTGTACCGGGCATCAGGCTAATTGTTCCAGCCATGGGGCAAAGGAACTTGGCACCACCATATACCAGAACGTCACGGATGGGTAAGGTCCATCCCTTGGGCACACCCTTGAAGACCGGGTCATGAGTCAAGCTCAAGTGAGTCTTAACCATCATAGTTGAGAAGTCTCTAAAGGCCGGGTCTTCTTCAAACCTCTTGGCCTTAGCTTCTGCCTCCGGAGTCCAAGCTACACCGTCAGCACCATAAACTTCCCTGGCAATTAAATCTACACGCTGCCGCAGG from Bacillota bacterium includes:
- a CDS encoding DUF134 domain-containing protein, which gives rise to MSRPPKCRRVEFMPELTFFKPAGVPLRDLEEVSVTVEELEAIRLKDVEGLEQEACAERMGVSRPTFHRILSSARGKVAKALVEGKAIRVEGGHFKVVMKRFKCDHCGHEWEAKCAKEKGGCPECSHVEVFRVDSEGKPFTCQWRRGKGMPK
- a CDS encoding HD domain-containing protein, which encodes MQRIKRILQHQFFQACLSSNQEREKNRYFCCHDLQHLLDVARICYILVMEENAGESIMFGDTGHQKIKEVIYAAALTHDMGRWVQYDTGEDHARVGAGFAERILKETGFGRTEIEVITGAILNHRSGATGGGILGEYLRRADDLSRPCWQCEARDACKKLHRMETAAGLVY
- the folP gene encoding dihydropteroate synthase → MGGVILSFGVRNLIIPNRQVAREELSRVGSDAAGCRWMTPKAVHRVLKVKDLEPKQANIIKQEMLSRGGEAAVSRGTVDGSVGTTDMLLMGTLKQFQGLVTKLKMQPFGLSRLAEEVSLVLGNVEGRRPYTLHCRGKELYLGRRTLVMGILNITPDSFSDGGKHFGIESAIAGARQMVAEGADIIDLGGESTRPGHVQVNQDEEISRVIPVLERLVREIDVPISVDTYKAGVAKKAMEVGAHIINDQWALRADADMAAVAAEYSAPVVIMHNQQGTEYHDLMGDMVGFFKESMNIADSAGVPRENIIIDPGIGFGKTLEQNLEVMRRLPELDCLGQPVLLGTSRKSMIGKALGLPADERVEGTSASVALGITLGVDIVRVHDVKEMVRVARMTDAMVRQC